In the Ostrinia nubilalis chromosome 15, ilOstNubi1.1, whole genome shotgun sequence genome, one interval contains:
- the LOC135078987 gene encoding histone-lysine N-methyltransferase 2D-like: MSLDRQRILSELGSVMNQLKSADCGCMGKLFSNQNQNQGASMGSPMQSYGGCRRGCCHGHGYNMGTPCAGEPYSMNHSMNRPCMGHCNPPKLYADTYNYLNNNLMQPVVKEVYDDLKSINPGNAVMNSPLANQMGLSQGSSGATMQGDVSGGFTGAHNMPGMGNTNPNTMAMEQSRQPMNAMGGMGPQIMNMIMGDGSSKPSNAQGMQGGQLKGPTVIDAPQSPHGQVGITPINTSLETHQFRGNLGNSFNQQGNNGAGYGQNPTTQYMTQQPNQGNPMMGNMGQNATPQGSSQMGMVSGSPQMGTASPGAQQTAPAAGQYGQHTQGVMKFNEMFPGVMQGGDLGFDPMAIAIQMNPANQQKAAMDTMQKMMTSGPMSRAMDPSVMKPVMDATKTAVQNINPSNTVPVDQNQQNVSYVNQTGGQKILSGQQNNINPIQNTNQQFVPGNQQAINQNTGIVSQPLQQQQQQQQQQQQQQLPYQQQQQQVYTAVTGAVPPNQQQLQQQQLQGYQQQLNPNQQYQQPQTQYITDPNTGAAMTPPTMSGGYNEGMTDPNGQMQPSPPEQADLQGAVPPQPMYKDPIFPADTSRNRPFIYSKPVKHLDYNTLGQPIEMLPAKMFHPPEPGLPQTLSPQPATKLRNDYMRYSNVKSTISKTSLMGNKPVGRTPSRSQLQHIYNQYKGSQSFTQQNVRPPVQGGRPPVQGGTFSEGKLNIPPTNNNPPQPVVVEKVGGDTAANNQLASHQITNKAQPMGYNNMGDVPVPTNKPQGDAPIKPSSPIPTRQAKLRNGLQDVVYTSYPSSAAWSFHGTNTYRPIASVGYRFRNIR, encoded by the exons ATGTCTTTGGATAGACAAAGAATATTGAGTGAATTGGGTAGTGTTATGAACCAGCTTAAAAGTGCAGATTG TGGCTGTATGGGCAAGCTGTTTTCTAATCAGAATCAAAATCAAGGTGCATCTATGGGCAGCCCAATGCAAAGTTATGGAGGTTGCAGACGAGGGTGTTGCCATGGGCATGGATATAATATGGGCACCCCCTGTGCTGGTGAGCCGTATTCTATGAATCACTCCATGAATCGTCCCTGTATGGGTCATTGCAACCCACCAAAGCTTTATGCTGACACCTACAACTATCTGAACAACAATTTAATGCAACCAGTTGTAAAAGAAGTTTATGATGACCTCAAGAGTATTAACCCTGGAAATGCAGTTATGAATAGTCCTTTAGCAAATCAGATGGGCCTTTCACAAGGAAGTTCAGGTGCCACGATGCAAGGTGATGTTTCTGGTGGATTTACAGGCGCGCATAACATGCCTGGAATGGGAAATACTAACCCTAATACTATGGCAATGGAACAATCACGTCAACCAATGAATGCTATGGGTGGTATGGGCCCTCAAATTATGAATATGATAATGGGAGATGGCAGTAGTAAGCCAAGTAACGCTCAAGGTATGCAAGGTGGGCAATTAAAAGGGCCTACAGTTATTGACGCTCCCCAATCTCCTCACGGTCAAGTTGGGATTACGCCGATTAATACATCTTTAGAAACACATCAGTTTAGAGGAAACTTAGGTAACTCATTTAATCAACAAGGTAACAATGGAGCCGGTTATGGTCAAAACCCAACAACACAGTATATGACCCAGCAACCAAACCAAGGAAACCCAATGATGGGAAATATGGGCCAGAACGCTACGCCTCAAGGATCATCACAGATGGGAATGGTTTCAGGTAGCCCTCAAATGGGCACTGCAAGTCCAGGTGCTCAACAAACAGCACCAGCCGCTGGTCAATATGGCCAACATACTCAAGGCGTAATGAAGTTTAACGAGATGTTCCCTGGTGTAATGCAAGGTGGTGACTTGGGATTCGATCCCATGGCGATTGCTATTCAAATGAATCCAGCTAATCAGCAGAAGGCTGCCATGGATACTATGCAAAAAATGATGACTAGTGGTCCGATGAGTAGAGCTATGGATCCATCAGTAATGAAGCCTGTAATGGACGCGACAAAAACTGCCGTACAAAATATAAATCCATCTAACACTGTTCCCGTTGATCAGAACCAGCAAAACGTGTCTTATGTTAACCAAACTGGTGGTCAAAAAATACTGAGTGGTCAACAGAATAATATTAATCCTATACAAAATACTAATCAGCAGTTTGTACCTGGTAACCAACAGGCAATTAATCAAAATACTGGAATTGTTTCTCAACCTcttcaacaacaacaacaacaacaacaacaacaacaacaacaacaactgccatatcaacaacaacaacagcaaGTTTATACAGCTGTCACTGGAGCAGTACCTCCTAATCAGCAGCAATTACAACAACAGCAATTGCAAGGGTACCAACAACAATTAAATCCTAACCAACAATATCAACAACCACAGACTCAATACATTACGGATCCCAATACAGGAGCGGCTATGACGCCACCTACAATGTCCGGTGGATATAACGAAGGCATGACGGATCCGAATGGTCAGATGCAACCTTCGCCACCTGAACAGGCAGATCTACAGGGTGCTGTTCCACCTCAGCCTATGTATAAAGATCCAATATTCCCAGCAGATACGTCAAGAAATCGACCATTTATATATTCGAAGCCTGTGAAGCACTTAGATTACAATACACTAGGCCAGCCAATTGAAATGTTACCTGCAAAAATGTTTCACCCACCGGAGCCTGGTCTTCCTCAGACTTTGTCACCCCAACCTGCTACTAAGCTTCGTAATGATTACATGAGATATAGTAATGTAAAATCCACCATCAGTAAAACTTCTTTGATGGGCAACAAGCCTGTCGGCAGAACTCCTAGCAGGAGTCAATTACAGCATATCTACAATCAGTACAAAGGATCGCAATCTTTCACGCAACAGAACGTGCGACCCCCTGTTCAAGGAGGGCGACCTCCTGTTCAAGGAGGTACTTTCTCTGAAGGGAAGTTAAATATCCCTCCGACCAATAATAATCCTCCGCAGCCAGTGGTTGTGGAGAAAGTTGGAGGTGATACTGCTGCGAATAATCAATTGGCTAGTCACCAAATAACCAATAAAGCTCAGCCAATGGGATACAACAATATGGGAGATGTACCAGTTCCAACCAATAAGCCGCAGGGAGATGCTCCAATAAAG CCTTCGTCTCCTATCCCTACTCGTCAAGCTAAGTTAAGAAATGGATTACAAGATGTGGTTTACACTTCCTACCCTTCCTCGGCTGCGTGGTCTTTCCATGGAACGAATACCTATCGTCCCATCGCGTCTGTTGGTTACCGTTTTCGGAATATAAGGTAA